From Calorimonas adulescens:
GCAAATAAAATTTTTGAACTGGAAAATGGCAGCATTACAGAATATCTTGGAAATTATTCTTACTACATTGATAAAAAACACAGGCTAAATAATCCAGAAAAAGAGACAGATACGCTGAGCAAAACAGAGCGTTCCCTCATGTTTAAAAAGCAGAGAGAATCAATAAATGAAAGAAGAGAATTAAGACAAAAATTAAAGGAAATGGAACAGATGATAGAAGATACAGAAACTGAAATCAGAATACTGGAAGAAAAGATGGGTAACCCTAAAATTTACCAGGATGAAAACACTGCCATAGAAACTGTAAAAAGATATAACCTGCTTAAAGCAGACTTGGAAGACTACTATGCAAGATGGGGTGAATTAATAGAGTCAATGGAGGATTTTTAGCCCATTGACTCCATTAAAATATACTCTATTCCTATTATGGTTTTGGCGTCCCTAATCGCACCCGAGGTTAGCATATCCTTTATCTCTTCCATACTAAACTCCTGCATATCAAGCAACTCATCAGGGTCAAGGTGTTGCTTGCCAGGGACAAGTCCAGTCGCAAGATAGAGGTATATATATTCGTCAGAAAAGCCTGGTGACGTATAAAACTCATATATCTTTTTTATCTCCCCTGAGTATCCAGTTTCCTCTTCTAATTCCCTCTTAGCACATTCCTCTGGTTGTTCCCCAGCCTCCAGCTTGCCGGCCGGTATCTCCCATAACTCATCCTCAGCAGGCTTCCTATACTGTTTTACCATTACGACCTTATTGTCAATGGTAATGGGTACAACAGCAACAGCTCCTTTATGTTCCACGATTTCTCTACCTGCTACCCTTCCGTTGGGTAGCAACACCTCATCAACTCTCAAGTTTATAATTCTGCCATCATATATTTTTTGACTTTTTATGGTTATCTCTCTTTTGTCCATTTATTTTCCTCACCCTCATTATGGTTTAATTTTATGTTATTAACTACAAATCTCGCAGAGGCTGCGCACAGCTCGTAAAAATACGGGTCATCCTCATATTTTCTGCCCATTGTACTGATATTAATGTCAAAATAGTTCATCGCTTCTTTTATATAGCCCCCATCTTCTGTGAAGATTCTATATCTTCCCACAGACCGTAAATCCTCTATCTGTCCATCTATCATTTTTAAAAAAGGTTCATCCATATAAGGAAATATAATATCACAGGGAGAATGGCACAGTTCTTTTAAGACAGTCATGGAATGGTGACTGACACCTCTATGTCTATCCCTGCTGTCAGCAAAGCTCAGACGCGGCAAATACACAGGAACCCCCTTAAAACCATAGACTGCATCGATGATGTACCCAGCTTCAACCCCCGAAAATCCATATTTAGTACCTGTGCCTGTTATGCCTGGTCCCATAGACACAAGTATTACATCGGATTTGCAGACATCCTTAGCCGTGATGAGGCCAGTGTATATATTAACTGCTTCATAGTCTCCACCGAAAGCCTGACCAACCGTTATAGTATTATCAATTATGCCCTTACCTTTTAATTCTCTCACCAACTGACTAAATGATATGGGCAGTGCTCCTCCGTCAGTCATTATGTATGTTATCTTAAGGTCTGAGATATACTTTATTGATACAGCGGTTATAGCCATCATGCTGTGCAACGGGCATATGATTACATAAGACCCTGCAAGGTCTTTAAAATGCAATATAGCATCTCTCCACGGGCTCTCATCCTCTTCCACACTGAGTATACTGTGTTGCAAGGGTGTGTATCTTAGCTTCATGATGTGACCTGGTCCCAATGCCTCGTCAAGTTTATCCCTGCTGATGTTGGCTACCACAAAATCATACCCTCCAGTTCCTAACTTCAAGGAGGTAGCTGTAGCATTTAAAACAACACTTTCTCCTACCTCTACCCTCCCGGTAAGAGAAGGATAGTTTATCGCCCTTACATTTTCTTTTTCTGTATTGACCAGGATTTCTTGAATATCTTTGCTATCATAAACCACCTGCGTAATGATGCCAGTCCTTAGTCTTATCATAAATCATCCCTCTATTATTCAAAGAGTTCTAACCCTAATGCCCTGTAAGTACTCTTAGTTATATCCTTATCATAGGGAAGGCCATTATCCCGCTTAAACTTCAATAGCGCCCTTTCCATACCCACACCATAAATGCCATCAAGATTTCCTGTATAATACCCCAACTGTTTCAACTTTATCTGAACAGCTAAGATATGGGAACCCCTGTCACCTGGTATAAGTTTACGATAACCATTCCCCAACAAACCATATTGCCCGCCATATATAATTACTGGTACCCCTACAGACACAATTTCATAGAGTTCCTCTACATCCTTATTTCGCATTCTGAAGCAGCCATGGGACGTTGCCCATCCAATGGAACCTGGATTATTTGTACCATGTATCCCATACTTTCCCCATGGTACATCAAGCCCCATCCATCTTGTTCCAAATCCCCCACCCCATCTTGCCTTATGTATTATCCTGAAATATCCTATTGGCGATGGGGTATCATATTTCCCTGTAGCAATGGGGTAAGACTTTACAAGTACATTATCCTTTAAAAGGTAAAGTTTAGCCTCCTCTATATCTATCAATATCTTATATTCAGGACCATTGTTGTCTTTTCCATGTATCACCAAAGGAGATATAATAAGTAACAGCAAGGCTAATGTCAACATTGTTAATAGAATTCTTCCCTTGATCATACGTTCCTCCCTAAAAACAAATCTATAAAATATTTACACTTGAAGGGAGGAATATATGCCATTTATCTTCCTAAATCATCTAAAAACCTCAGAGCTTTATTATGCTCTATCAATTTTGAAAGAGAATACTTCTCCGTATATATATGAATAAAAATCAAGAACACAAGCCATATAAGCTTTGCTGACCATGACCCAAAGGCAGCAAAGATCAGGCCTGCTGATACCCCCAGCATGTTGGATCCGGTATCCCCAAGCATAGAATTAGCTTTTAAGTCATCTAACATGTATATGAGAACTGCACACAAGAGTGGCATTATTATAACCATGTTCCCTGTAAAAGAGGTTGCTACCACAAATAAAATAATAAGCAAAAATCCTTTTATAGAACGGCCTGGCCTTAAGTCAAGCAGATTTAAAAAGTTTGTAGTGAGGGTAATTATCATAGTATCCACAATAAATTCACGCATAGACCTGCTTAAACTTACGGAAATAAAAACAGCTACCAGCAATCCCATTATAGCTTTCAGCCCGCCTGTAGTCAGTTCCCCCTTTAAAAGCCTGGAAATATGTCCCTTAAGACCCTTTGCACTTGCATCTCCCAGTACATCATCAATAAAACCTGTCAAACCCATTACTGCTATACCAATAATGTAGGCCTCAAGCAGGCTATTGCTTTTTATGACAAAATAAAGTGGTATGGAGCTCAATACAACAACCGGAATAAACATCAGCCCCATTCCCACAGGTATATAATTGCCCATGTAATTTTTATTCACACATCCTTTTTCCACTAACAAATTTCTAATTAACGGCTTAAACACCAAAGATGCAATTACAGATATTACCAGGGAAATAATATACCCCATAACCGTCACCTCAAAACTTCGTGTATAAGTGCCCTAAATATGTCTAAAAACTGCCTTCCCCTGTGCAAAAAGTCTCTCAAGCTCCTACCAGTAACCCTGTGGGTCATATTAACCTCTACCTCAGCAATCCTATAGCCATTCCTGAGCGCCTCTACAGTCATTGCAAATTCCATCCCATATCCGTCGGGAATCCACAGTTTTTCCAGCACTTCCCTTTTATATGCTCTTTGTCCCGAAAGCGCAGAGTGAACCTCTTTTCCGGTTAAAAGTTTAATACCCATACGGGTTAACCCCTTTACTAATCCAAAACCGCCCTTCT
This genomic window contains:
- a CDS encoding NUDIX hydrolase, whose translation is MDKREITIKSQKIYDGRIINLRVDEVLLPNGRVAGREIVEHKGAVAVVPITIDNKVVMVKQYRKPAEDELWEIPAGKLEAGEQPEECAKRELEEETGYSGEIKKIYEFYTSPGFSDEYIYLYLATGLVPGKQHLDPDELLDMQEFSMEEIKDMLTSGAIRDAKTIIGIEYILMESMG
- a CDS encoding DUF3866 family protein, with translation MIRLRTGIITQVVYDSKDIQEILVNTEKENVRAINYPSLTGRVEVGESVVLNATATSLKLGTGGYDFVVANISRDKLDEALGPGHIMKLRYTPLQHSILSVEEDESPWRDAILHFKDLAGSYVIICPLHSMMAITAVSIKYISDLKITYIMTDGGALPISFSQLVRELKGKGIIDNTITVGQAFGGDYEAVNIYTGLITAKDVCKSDVILVSMGPGITGTGTKYGFSGVEAGYIIDAVYGFKGVPVYLPRLSFADSRDRHRGVSHHSMTVLKELCHSPCDIIFPYMDEPFLKMIDGQIEDLRSVGRYRIFTEDGGYIKEAMNYFDINISTMGRKYEDDPYFYELCAASARFVVNNIKLNHNEGEENKWTKER
- a CDS encoding L,D-transpeptidase family protein, producing MIKGRILLTMLTLALLLLIISPLVIHGKDNNGPEYKILIDIEEAKLYLLKDNVLVKSYPIATGKYDTPSPIGYFRIIHKARWGGGFGTRWMGLDVPWGKYGIHGTNNPGSIGWATSHGCFRMRNKDVEELYEIVSVGVPVIIYGGQYGLLGNGYRKLIPGDRGSHILAVQIKLKQLGYYTGNLDGIYGVGMERALLKFKRDNGLPYDKDITKSTYRALGLELFE